A window of the Carassius auratus strain Wakin unplaced genomic scaffold, ASM336829v1 scaf_tig00216878, whole genome shotgun sequence genome harbors these coding sequences:
- the LOC113099171 gene encoding chymotrypsin B-like: MIWIISFLALVPFTLGCGVRQLMVGNPAGEIAKRSLSIKDQPSVVGGHDAGIIRGNEAHPWPWQVSIQTSRGEHFCGGSLISTNWVLTAAHCSVRSGYHYVVLGLYDRGSKELVKVKKIAKVITHPNYNKQTNHNDITLLKLSSAVEMTPRISPICLPSSLTNILPGTPCVTTGWGVTENDPNPRFLQQATLPIVSQAQCRQFWGKNTITGAMICAGASGASSCQGDSGGPLMCESSGVWYQVGIVSWGHKSCSTDSPVAYTRVSYFRKWIDEIIRMN; the protein is encoded by the exons ATGATCTGGATCATTAGCTTCTTAGCTTTGGTGCCTTTCACTCTGG GATGTGGTGTGCGTCAACTGATGGTGGGTAACCCGGCAGGTGAAATTGCCAAAAGATCTCTTAGCATTAAGGATCAGCCAAGTGTTGTTGGGGGACATGATGCAGGTATTATTCGTGGAAATGAAGCACACCCTTGGCCCTGGCAGGTCTCTATCCAG ACATCCAGAGGTGAGCACTTCTGTGGAGGTTCCCTGATCAGCACAAACTGGGTCCTCACTGCTGCCCACTGTTCAGTTCG GTCTGGATATCACTATGTGGTCCTTGGATTGTATGACCGAGGCTCTAAAGAACTTGTTAAAGTCAAGAAAATTGCAAAG GTCATCACACATCCTAACTACAACAAACAGACTAATCACAACGATATCACACTACTGAAACTGTCCAGTGCAGTAGAGATGACTCCCCGTATCTCTCCTATATGTCTGCCTAGCTCCTTAACTAACATCCTTCCTGGGACTCCTTGTGTCACCACTGGTTGGGGCGTAACTGAAAATGACC CAAATCCTCGATTCCTGCAGCAGGCCACTCTGCCGATAGTGAGTCAGGCTCAGTGTAGGCAGTTCTGGGGTAAGAACACAATCACAGGCGCCATGATCTGTGCTGGAGCCTCCGGAGCCTCATCTTGCCAG GGTGATTCTGGTGGGCCTCTGATGTGTGAGAGTTCAGGTGTTTGGTACCAAGTGGGCATCGTGTCCTGGGGCCACAAATCCTGCAGCACTGACAGTCCAGTCGCATACACCCGGGTCTCTTACTTTCGAAAATGGATCGATGAAATCATTCGAATGAACTAA
- the LOC113099170 gene encoding chymotrypsin-like protease CTRL-1, producing MFWIISCFALVASTLGCGVPAIKPVISGYSKIVNGENAVSGSWPWQVSLQQSNGFHFCGGSLLNQYWVVTAAHCRVQAGYHYVILGEHDRGSSAESVQVIRIAKAITHPYYNSNTFNNDITLLKLSSPAQLTSRVSPVCLASSSTSIPSGTRCVTTGWGKTGSTSSPRILQQTALPLLSPAQCKQYWGQNRITDAMICAGASGVSSCQGDSGGPLVCESSGVWYQVGIVSWGTSDCNVRTPAVYARVSYLRQWIDQIVASN from the exons ATGTTCTGGATCATCAGCTGTTTTGCTTTGGTGGCCTCCACTCTGG GCTGTGGAGTGCCTGCCATTAAGCCAGTAATCAGTGGCTACAGCAAAATTGTTAATGGAGAGAATGCAGTGTCTGGTTCCTGGCCCTGGCAGGTCTCTCTCCAG CAATCCAATGGCTTCCATTTTTGCGGAGGATCCCTGCTCAACCAGTACTGGGTGGTCACTGCTGCCCACTGCCGTGTCCA GGCTGGATATCACTATGTTATTCTTGGAGAGCATGACCGCGGCTCCAGCGCCGAGTCGGTTCAAGTCATAAGAATTGCCAAG GCCATCACCCATCCTTACTACAACAGTAATACCTTCAACAATGACATCACCCTGCTGAAACTGTCCTCTCCAGCCCAGCTGACGTCCCGTGTCTCTCCTGTGTGTCTGGCTTCCTCCTCCACCAGCATCCCCTCTGGCACTCGCTGTGTCACCACTGGATGGGGCAAAACAGGATCTACCT CAAGTCCTCGTATCCTGCAGCAGACCGCGCTGCCCCTATTGAGTCCTGCTCAGTGCAAGCAATACTGGGGCCAGAACAGAATCACAGACGCCATGATCTGCGCTGGAGCCTCCGGTGTCTCCTCTTGCCAG GGTGATTCTGGTGGTCCTCTGGTGTGTGAGAGCTCAGGTGTTTGGTATCAGGTGGGCATCGTATCCTGGGGCACCAGCGACTGCAATGTTCGCACCCCAGCCGTCTACGCTCGCGTCTCTTACCTCCGCCAATGGATTGACCAGATTGTCGCCTCCAACTAG